A stretch of DNA from Montipora foliosa isolate CH-2021 chromosome 4, ASM3666993v2, whole genome shotgun sequence:
TCAAGaggtggtcacttgtgatgtagatcgcgacgtttccactacatactgctagtcttcatcaggcgatgaggtcgactggtgcATTTtgatcctcgctgtttcggtgtgttgttccttcggcggtacgctgtcgtacggttctcctgttgttgtggttcttgatcgtgggcatccatgcttccggaatttccattccactatccctgttgatgttgaTGTCCGGACGTTATTGTCAAGTGCCTCTACAAGCGCGCCAAACGTCTCGTAACAAAACCTTCTGTTATCTCCAAGGAGAAGAAGCACCTGTCTTCTGTTCTTGTCTCTAATGGTTACCCTCTTTCTTTCCTGCGGAGAATCACCAAGACCAAGAAACCGAGTAGCAGTGCTGAGTCCGCGATCGAGTATAAGTCTACTGCGGTTTTACCCTATGTCAGAGACCCATCCGAACAACTTCGCCGCTGCCTACAGCAACAAGGCATACGCGCCGTTTTCAAGTCGGAGACTACATTAAGATCACATCTGGTACGACCAAAAGACGCTGTCGAGCCgactaaacaagatggcgtggTTTATGCGGTTAAGTCTACATCGGTGAGACTGGAAGACCTATGCAAGATAGAATCAAAGAACATGAGCGAGACATCCGACTTTcccgtacccagacctccgccgtttTAGAACCcgcctcatcatcatcatcattttatttaaataatttaaaatttaacaaagtagaaaaaatatatatatacaacccGCATGTAGCAACCCGCTTTGGAGcgaagtaaagtttattgatcgtgatcctcattggtaCATACCcagggtcaaagaggcgattcacataagacttcaccataacaacatcaacaggggTAGTGGAACAGAAAATCCCGcggaagcatggatgcccacgatcaagaaacacaacaacaggagaaccgtacgacagcggaccgaagaaggaacaacacaccgaaacagcgaggatTGAAATGCACAAgtctgctgaaaaccaaccaatcacagcggagcatcctgcttaaaaggtgacgcgtaaccagtcgacctcaacGAAGACTTATGCAGtggaaacgtcgcgatctacgtcacaagtgaccacatcgtgagacgcACGAGagttctttattattatttagtgcTCTTGTTACCTTGTTGGCCTTGAAGTTTGTGCTTTGAAGCTGTTCCTCCCAAGCTGTCATTTCTTTGTTCGTTCGATAAGAGTAAAATCTCAAGACAGTACTATTTTGATCTGTCGCTCTGAATATCGACGGTCATTGATCCTACAAATCCCTCTTATTCAACGTTTCTTATCTCCCAATTTTAAATcgagcttaaggacggtgcctactaattaaagaaatttttaccccggtttatgactatgcaggaaatttagatcttaacaagtgttattgaaatccaaaaagaaaattgtgggtaagcacgcacttttcaaagataattcatgaataatatttgtaaaagttttaaaatacaaagcaatgtatggcgttctttctcaaattaaagcataattatctctcaaaaatgcatagttacccccaattttctttttggataccaagagtacttactaagatctactttctccggatagtttaaactgcgcaaaaatatacctgtattagtaagcatcaccattTCGGAGcgcttttttcagttataagtCAACTGTGACAGTGCGACGTAGAGCGCGTAGAAAGACTTTTTGAAAACCAGTTTGCCTTGGttcatctttttttttgcaaaccagtttgccTTGGTTCATTTCTGAGTACgtccctcggcctgcggcctcgggcctaacctgcgatcaagcgtacttttcttgagacagggcaCTAAAAAGTACCTTTTCAcaccatgtctaaggaaaagtacgcctgattgcaggttacctcgggccgtactcaagacttCGAGCACTGAGTTTTTCTCTATACGAACCTCCCAGCCGATGAGAACCCCCTGAAGATAAGTGCAGATGACTCTacccacaaagacactacttagcaggagAGTGTCAGGAAAGatttttcccgacacggaaaaaaaagaaagaaaacgactaAATGACACCCATTTTAAtttccgactggtttgccatactggcaacccagtaataaaaaatcttatgaacttgctcgtgcatttcgtgatttatgggcacgagcgatgttttgaaattttttgaaaattgcatGAGCCGTAGGCGCAGACGTATTTACGGTGGTCGTTTCTCTTAgcggagagaaacgaccgccgtaAACACATCTGCGTTCGCATGCTAGGGTCGAAGtaccttttttaaattttcatggtTTTTCCCTTTTTAGAGTTCATTTAGATTTTTCTGCGAGCTGTAAGAAGGGACGCGTGCGAAAAACCGAGAAATTACGATATAGACTCAGGAGATCATCAAAAGCTGCTGCTAGACTCTAATCTTTGCTCACTTTTCTTTCTTGCACCCGCTTTTTCCTTCGTCCCGCTTGGTTTTTTGCCCGTCCCGACCAAAGGAGAGCCTTAAACGGGCTTGTTTTTTAGTTATGGCTTGTGTAGATTTCGCGTGCGCGTAGCTATAAACCCTTTCGAGCCccgttaacgcaaatcaaatgacAAATGTCGGttttctcggtgcagagtagaggagcaacaaactcgacccacataAGACGCCGActttgggaatcgaacccaggccacactggtgggaagCGAATGCTCTCGCCACTACGCCATCACTGCACCCCAGTACCATTGACCTCCTGAATAGAGGCctttttatgttattttataTGGCACAAACAAAagagtaaagaaacaaatttatCAAAACCTCGTTGTTTGCAATTATTAGAGAAATCGTATTCaccttgtttttaaaatgtctGAGCTGCACTACCGTGATGTCGGATaataatattagggagcttagcAAGCGCGTTTGTGAGAAGAAacacgcgcgtgcttaagctccctaatagggaaggcgtttttgagacgtggacggcaaccggaagagaaaatttcgcgtgctTGGACAGTGGtgtttcccagatttttatacttatcatctctaacggagaaaagatttttagcaatataaatgtggttgtgtaaagacaagttaaaagagaaaacggttcacttccggttgtcgtgcttaagttcccaaatATTAATAGAAACAGTCATTTACGTATCACTAGGAAAGCATGGCGTCGCAAATTGTCTTGAACATTTTAAAGAAGGTAGGAAAAAGATTTCAGATTTTAATTGACACTTTCCCAAATCTGTTTGATTTTCactgttattttgtttttgtttttgtttgttttttttttttttgctgtattAAACAATAGTTGTTGAATAACAAAGACCGGCAATTTGAGAACTATGAAATAGTCGCGCAGACGACCAATGTAAAAGACTTGCTTAGTACATAACCACCTTCTAGATCAATCTACTTTCGGGCCCGCTAAATTTACGCCTCGCAGCCATCGAGGCAAGCTAGCGAACTTTTTGTGTCACCTATCACTTTCCAATAGCTGATCTAAAGACAGCGGAGGTGGAAGACAGCGATAAGTGAGAAGCTGAACGGTCTCATCAAAGCTTTTATACTTCAACCCACCATCTTCTTTCATTCTTTTGGAGAATTCGTCTTCGATTTTTCTGTGGCGGGGCAAAACAGGCTCGGGGAAAAACGTTCTCTCATGTAGTTCAATTTCCAAATATTTCTCAAGCGAAAGAAGCTCTTCTTGTTCTTTCTCTAGCCTTACCAAAATTTCTTCCATTTCACTCAAAAGCTGCAGCTCTTCGATGGATAACGTTGGATCTTCAGTAACTGTTTTGAGTTCGATAATCGTAAAGGTCTTCAAATCTGTTTGCAAAATTTGTTCCAATTCAGAGAACCTTTGTTGTAGAATAACTCTTCCAACTTTGAGTCGCTCGTGCTGTTTTTTTATTGCCGTAAGTtcctttacaaatattgtttgcATTTCTTTCATCTTGGAGTTAAAATTGTCTTTCTCTTCTTGGCTAGAGAATGTTATTCCATGGGAAACTAATGGTCCATCCACTAAATCGTTACAGCCAAATTCTGCTCCCTGAATTTCTCCTCTCGCATATTGCAACGACGTCTGCTTCTCCCCATTGCAAAAATTCTCAGGTTTTTTGCAGTCTAAAGAA
This window harbors:
- the LOC137999029 gene encoding uncharacterized protein translates to MSLCHRFKRFCLQLFKSFWPDRRERDSLDCKKPENFCNGEKQTSLQYARGEIQGAEFGCNDLVDGPLVSHGITFSSQEEKDNFNSKMKEMQTIFVKELTAIKKQHERLKVGRVILQQRFSELEQILQTDLKTFTIIELKTVTEDPTLSIEELQLLSEMEEILVRLEKEQEELLSLEKYLEIELHERTFFPEPVLPRHRKIEDEFSKRMKEDGGLKYKSFDETVQLLTYRCLPPPLSLDQLLESDR